The genomic segment CCCACCAAAACAAAAGGTCTTGGAGCAGGACAAGCAAGTGATCTTAGTTGGGTTGAAGCTAGTGCAAGGCAAGTAGCTAAATACGCAAAAGGACACACGATAGTAATTGAAAAAAGTACTCTTCCAGTTCGTACTGCACAGGCAATAAAAGAGATACTTAAGACAACAGATAAAGAGATGCAAAAAAATGAAATTTCAAAAACTTTTTCTGTTTTATCGAATCCTGAATTTTTGGCTGAAGGCACCGCAATTAATGACTTAGAAAAACCTGATAGGGTTTTAATTGGTGGAGAGGATTCTGACTCTATAGATGCATTGGTTAAGATTTATTTGAACTGGGTTCCTTATGAGCAAATAATTTGTACTAATCTTTGGAGTAGCGAACTTTCAAAATTAGCTGCTAATGCATTCCTAGCTCAGAGAATTAGTTCCATCAATTCTATTTCAGCCTTTTGTGAGGCTACTGGAGCTGATGTTCAGGAAGTTGCTAAAGCAATAGGAACAGATAAAAGAATAGGTAATCAATTTCTTAGTGCAGGACCTGGGTTTGGTGGGAGCTGCTTTAAAAAGGATATTTTGAATTTAGTTTATTTGAGTGGATATTTTGGATTACCAGAGGTTGCTAATTACTGGAATCAAGTTGTCGTGCTCAATACTTGGCAACAAGATAGAATTTATAAAATTGTCCTAGAGAAGCTTTTTGGTACAGTTAATGGAAAAAATATAGCAATACTCGGTTTTTCTTTTAAGGCAAACACCAACGATACCCGAGAATCACCTGCGATAAGAATTTCCAGTGACTTACTCGAAGAAGGAGCAATTTTATCAATTTATGACCCTAAGGTTACATTTGAGAGAATAGAAGAAGATTTTGAAAAATTTTCATTTAATAATCAAGGAATTTGGAAAATGGCCAGTTCTATTCCAGAAGCATTGAAAAATGTTGATGCAGTTATAATTCTCACTGCATGGGATGAATTCTTTGGACTTGATTGGAATTATTTAGCTTCTTTAATGAGATCACCAGCTTGGGTCTTTGATACAAGATCTGTTGTTAATCGACAAGAAGTTGAAGATACAGGTGTAAATCTTTGGAAGCTGGGTGAGGGGAACTAAAATATCTTCATAAAACAAATAATATGCCTATAATTGATGCTTAAATAAATCTAATTTATTTTAAGTCTGTTATTAATTTAATTTTAGAAAAAATAATGCTCTTTAAATTTCTTTCCAAAAAGAAGAAGAAAAAACTTCAAGAACATTCAGAACAAAAATTTGACATGAATAATTGGATGAACTTATCAAAGGAAGAGAGACTTGAAATAGATTTTAATGAAAAGAATACTATAATGAGAAAGAAGAGGGCATTACTAAAATCAATCCGAGAAGAATATATAAAAATGAAAAATGAGAAATAATTAATATTTAAGTTTCAAAAAAATGCTCAAAAAGTTATTTATTAGAATAATCTCAGTGAATTTTTGAATTTTATGATTTGGCCTCCAGTAAAGGCATGGACTAGCAAGGTTTATCTCAATGGTCACATTCATTTCGTAGCAATTAATTATGGTGGCGAATTGCCAAGAAGATGGGTCCTTTTGATGTCTGTACTTGACTCGACTGTGGTTGTAAAAGTTCCGTGGTCCCAATTGGTTGATTTATCTAATTGGGAGGCTGGATGGGATGAAATAAATTATAGAGAATCTTCTGAATTAGTTAATAATAAAATTGATGTAAAAACTACAAACTTTACTCATCCATCTATTGATTCTGGTTTGACAATACCTATAAGTGGAAAGACTATTAGACCTTGGTTTGAAGAGATTTAAGTAATATTTTATCTACGATTTTAATGCAATATAAGTATGTTTTTATTATTACTAGCTTTCCAAGCGCATATCTTTGAGCTTTCTTTGGCGGGCTTTTTACGTTAGAAAAAAGATACTTGTTTGTTCAAGAATGAGAGAAGCATCAATGTGGTTATCAGAAAAAGAAGCTAGTGAGGTTTTAAGAGTAGATGAACAATCTTTAGAGGCGATGAGAGAAAGGGGTTATTTAAAGCCAGGAACCCACTGGAGAAGTTCAAATGATCCTAAACAATTGCCATGGAAGCCAAAAGTCTTTTATTTTATAAGGGGATGTAAAGAAGTTATTGAATTTTTGCATAGCAATGATGATTCTTTTGCTCAAAGAGCGGCCTAAAGAAAAAAATAATTTTTGTAGATTTGATATTTAAGAATTGGCCTTTTAAGCTACTAAATTTTCGCCTTTACAGTCCTTGATCGAAGTCTCCAAAATCGGATAAAGAGAAATCATTTTTCCGTATTCAGGCGATGTTCTGTAAACCTTCGCTTTTTTTCTGTATTGATCTTCTGTCTCCATCTCTAGACAATTAAGTCGATTGAAGTTCATGATTCATTATCAAAAGGGATTTAACTATTTAATAGTTATAAATAATGAGACCAAATTAATCTTTTATATTAATTACATATTTGGTTGTCTTTATATGGATTATGGGTCTTAATTGGTCTCGAATGCCTGATAAAAATTTATTTTATGTATCAATTAATTCTTTAATTAACAAGTCTTGGTCATGCAATTCGCTTGATTATTTTGTCATGAGTCTTTGGCTGTCTGTTTTGTATTGTTTAAAACCTGCTTTTTTTGATATTTTTTTATTTCATTGGATTTAAATAATAAAAAAAATTTACAGATTCTTTCTGTTGCATGAGTATTCGGTGAAATTGAAGTATTCTCTATTCGGTTTTGAAAAATAGAACTTCTAATGCAGACCTATGGAAATTCAGCCGTCACCTACGGGTGGTGGGCTGGTAACTCAGGGGTCACCAACCGTTCAGGCAAATTTATTGCTGCTCATGCCGCTCATACCGGTTTGATTGCTTTCTGGGCTGGTGCCTTCACGTTATTTGAATTGGCTCGATTTGACCCTTCTGTACCAATGGGTCATCAGCCTTTAATTGCGCTTCCTCATTTAGCAACTTTGGGTATAGGTTTCGATGAAACTGGAACCTTTGTTGGTGGAAGTGCGGTTGTTGCAGTTGCTGTGTGTCATCTAGTTGGATCCATGGCTTATGGGGCAGGTGGATTGATGCACTCTCTTCTTTTCTCTAGTGACATGCAGGAATCTTCTGTGCCACAGGCCAGAAAATTCAAGCTTGAATGGGACAACCCAGATAACCAGACTTTCATCCTTGGACATCATTTGATTTTCTTTGGTGTTGCATGTATTTGGTTTGTTGAATGGGCGCGAATTCATGGGGTCTACGATCCTTCTATTGGTGCTATTCGTCAGGTTGAATACGACCTTAATTTGAGTCATATCTGGGATCATCAGTTTGATTTTCTAACTATTGACAGCTTGGAGGATGTTATGGGAGGTCATGCTTTCTTGGCTTTCTTAGAAATTACTGGTGGTGCTTTCCATATCGCTACTAAGCAAGTTGGAGAATATACGAAGTTCAAAGGAGCTGGGCTTCTTTCTGCAGAAGCTATTCTTTCTTGGTCACTAGCTGGTATTGGCTGGATGGCAGTTGTCGCAGCATTCTGGAGTGCAACAAATACCACTGTTTACCCTGTTGAATGGTTTGGAGAACCACTAGCACTTAAATTTGGAATATCTCCTTATTGGGTAGATACTGTTGATTTAGGTTCAGCCCACACTTCTAGGGCTTGGCTAGCTAATGTTCATTACTACTTTGGATTTTTCTTTATTCAGGGTCACCTATGGCATGCTCTTAGGGCAATGGGATTCGATTTCAAACGAGTAACTAGTGCCTTAAGTAATCTTGATACTGCTTCAGTATCTTTAAAATAGTTAAATAAATTTAACTTAATAAAAAAGCCCCACATTTATGGGGCTTTTTTATTGGGTTCTATTTATCAATAGCTCAATTCTTTCAATAATAATTAATCAGATTTTTATTAGTTTAAAATATTAAACTAATAAAAATCTGATTATGGTTTGATCTCAGGTTTGCTAATAATTAAAGCTAATTAATTGATTTGATTGAGATATGATAAGAATCAAAATTACTTTAGATGTTAAATATTCATATGGGATATTATTTTTTAGGGATTTTCATTTACTTCCGTAAGCTTGTTAATAGATGAGTCTGTCGTTTTTAGGTTTGGAAGACCTATATAAAATTAATGCAATCCCAACGTTAGTCCTCTCTTTGGGTTTGCTTGGACTGATAGGAATTCTTTTAACCCTTGGTAGAAGATTGGATTCCGCGATGAAGTTGGAAAGATTTGGTATTCCCATAGCCCTTTTAATTGGAGCTTTAGGTTTTTTAATCGGTCCTTATGGACCTCTTTCTTTATTACCAGAAAGGGTTCTGAATACTTGGATGCAATTACCAACTCCATTGCTTACTTTAGTCTTTGCGACCTTAATGCTAGGAAGACCTATTCCAAGAATTAGTGCTTTATGGAAACCAGTTGCTTCGCAGGCATTGCTTGGACTTTTATTAGGTTTTGGTCAATATGTTGTTGGTGGGATAATTGTGCTGTCATTTCTGCTTCCTTATTTAGGAGTAGATCCACTGATGGGATGCATTATTGAAGTTGGTTTTGAAGGAGGACATGGAGCTGCGGCAATAATGGGAGAAAGTTTTATGAAGTTAGGTTTTCCTGAGGGATTAGATCTGGGCTTTGCAATGGCAACTGTAGGATTACTTGCTTCTACTTTGCTAGGGAGCGGTTTGGTTGTCCTAGGTAGGTTTTTTGGATGGCTTGTAACTACTGAACAAGAGCTCCCAAATGATTTAAATGATATTGAATTTGCAATCAAACCAATTGAACAACTTAAGTCGCTTTTATATAATTTTGCTCTACTAGGATTAGCGGTATTGATTGGAATCTTTTTTCTTTATTGTTTAAGGCTATCTTCTACTTTTTCTAGTGATATAAGTAAGCAGGTGATATTAGCTTTCCCAGTATTTCCATTGGCTTTGATGGGTTCATTTTTAGTTAGATTTTTATTGGAAAAAACTGGAAAGACTAAATTAGTATCATCACTTTTTCAACGAGAGATTGGCATACTTTCAACCGATTTACTCATAATTACCGCGATGGCAGGATTGAATTTACCTTTATTAGTTAACTACTGGGTTCCAATAACCATTTTAGCCGTTGGTGGATTGATTTGGAATCTTGTAGGGATGTTGATTTTTTCTAGATTATTTTTTAGAGAAGAATGGTTTGTAAGAGCAATAGCAGAGTTCGGAAATTCAACAGGAGTTGCAGCTAGTGGACTATTACTTTTGAGATTGGCTGATCCAAGAAATTCTACTAATACGTTACCTGTATTTTCTATTAAGCAATTATTTCTTCAACCACTTCTTTCTGGAGGTCTGATTACTGTAATAGCGCCTTTGTTTATTAGTAATTTTGGGCTTAAAGGGTGGACAGAATTTTGTGGATTAGTTTCATTGTCTTTATGTGTAATAGCAATATCTCTACAGTCAAGATATACAAAAGCCTCAGCATGATAAAAATGTACTTAACTAAAGTTATAATTTATATAAATATAACTTTTAATAAACTTTTTCCCCCTTTATATGAATCGACAAATTTACAAAGATATTCCCCCTCAAGAATCAAAAGAAAAATGGTTTAAAAGTCATCTGCTTGGGAAAGAGGTTGAATTAAGAGAACTCTATGAGTTGCCTCAGGATCAGTTGGATTTAGTCATGGCAGAGACTGCAGAGTTTAGGAGCGATATAGGAAATAGAGATAGAAATCTAGGTAAATTTTGTACAGCTGGTTATTTTTTAGAGCTATCAAGAATCATTGACAAAAGAAGGGCCTCAGAATGATTTTCTGCTCTATTATCCAATAAATAGAGGTTCATTTTTCTTACTCCATGGTTCATTCTTTTTCATAACTATTGGATATTTCTCATGCGTAAAAAAATAATTTAACCAACAACGTAAATATTGGATTTCATAGTTTTGATCAAAGTTTATTGTGTCAGCTATTCTAAATTGCCTTACAAATGGCCAGATAGCCCAATCAGCTAAGCTTTCTTTTGCATCAACAAGAAATAACGGTTTTCCTTCATTTGAATATACTTTTAATCTGTTATTTAAAGATAAAAGTATTTTCATGGCTTCAGAACGATGAGTTTCTGATTCTTCAATATTAAATCTAGATGCATATTTAAATCGATCTAAATGATATTTAAATGCATTATCATTTATTTCTATAAGACTCAAAATTTCTTTTGAAATATCATTATTTTTATCACCAAATAATTCATTCATATTTGATCTTTTGATACTCCAGATCATTATTTCTAGGCTCTCATCAATTACTTTATTTAAACTAGTCTTTAATACAGGTACAGTTGCTTTTTTAGAAATTTGAATTAATTCTATAGGCTTGTTCTTTAGTTCGACCTCTCTTAACTCCACTGGTTGATTGGTATTTAATAAAGCCCATCTAGCTCTAATTGCGTAAGGACATCGTCTAAAGCTATATAGAATATTGTGCTTCATAATTTTCCTGTTAAAATCATCTTATCTCTTATGCCTAGATATGATTAGTCAGTAGTATTCATCACAATAGAATATGCTCCACAAGTATATCCTTTATGATTTTCCATGGAAATTATATTTTACTATTAAAATATATTCCTTTCGCTTTTTTTAAGAAAATTAAATTATGTCAGGATTTGTTTATTTAATGAAAAATGGTGATTTATATAAACTTGGATGTACCACTAATTTGAAAGGTGAGGCGAGTAAAATGAAACCAGGTGAAATAATTTCTTCTTTCAAAACTAATGATCCAAAATCTTTTGAAGTAAGATTGCTAAGGCTTTATAAGAAAAAAAGAATTCCGGATACGAATTATTTTCGTCTATCTGAATCTGAAGTTAATAATTGTAAAAAACATTTAGAAGGCAAAAGTAATTTTCCAAAAAGTTTAAATGATGAGTTAAGAATTGGATTAAATGGATCTTTGTTTTTCGCAGTTATAACTTTTCTGATTTCTTTCCTTATTAATAAGATGTTTATATTTAGTTTTTCTATCTCAATATTATTTTCCTCTCTCCCTATGTGGTCGCTTGCAATTCTTGGTAGCTTTGGAGGTTATGATGCTGATGACCTTTCACTTTTTTCGACAGTTTCTAATAGATTTAAAGGTCTTTTGATAGCTATTTCTATGATTTCAGTGTCATATGTTCTATATACTTTTTCTCGTTTTGTAATTACCTTTTAATCTGGACAATTATTTTTTTTATTTATATAATTTATAACTTCTTGCTCAATTTTCTTATTATAGCTATAAATATATTTAATAGTTAGTGTACTTTAGAAAGTATGAACATTTCTGATTATCTTCAATTTTTAGAACCAATACAAGAACAGCTGAATAAGGTTTACTCAATCGCTTCACTGGCTCTTACCGTATTGGTTTGTTTATGGCTCTTTAATTTTATAGTTGGTCTCATTCAAAGAACGTATTCAGTAGGTAAAGCAATAGGAGGGGTTTATAGAAACTATTTTCATAAGTATCTTCGTCAGGCAATTCTGGGAGTGTTGAATACATTTAAAAAAACTACTAATCCTATTTAAAAAACAAGACTTATCTTCTAAATGTTTGTTTCAAGTTGACAATTTAGTGAGATTTCAAAAGGAATAGAACTGTTTGGTAAAGTAAGTAAATTGGAGCAAATACTTGCAATATCCTTTGCTTGTGACATATCTTTTTTGGGATAATGTTTTATTTCTTTTGCCATGTCTGTATTTACCCAGCCTGGGCAAATAGCTGTAACTCTAATACCGTTTCCCCATCCTTCATTTCTCATTGTTTGGCATAAGCTCATTAAAGCAAATTTACTCATAGAATAGCCACACAAGTTACCTTTTGATCGTTTTCCACTCATTGATACTAATACAATAATTCGTGCTGAATTGCTTAGAGATAAATACTTCCAAGCATGTTTTGTTAGTATCCATGGCCCCATCACATTAACTTTCCATAGATCTTCAATATCTTTCATTTCATTATCATTAAATAATAGTTTTGTTCTTTTGAATATTCCAGCACAATGAATAATAGTATCAACACTTTTAAAAGTTTCAAATGTTTTTTCTACCCATTTCTTTGATGAGTTTTGATCAGTTGCATCATAGGTGTGAACCAAGAAACTATCTGAATTGTTTATTTTTGGATCTAATGGTGTATTAAATAAATCGTCTCTTTCTCTTACTCCTAAGCTTAAATAATGTCCTTCTTTAAGTAATTTTATTGCTATCGCTTTTCCTATACCTCTACTTGCTCCACTTATAAGGATTTTTCTCATTTATTATTAACTAATAATGCTTTAAATAATAAATATAATTCTCTACCATGCATATTCATTAATCCTTGTTTGATAGTCCAGGGTGATTTCCTAAACATCTTCCACATTGCGGATATTAGTTCTTTAAGGCTAAGAGTATTTGTAAGGAATCCATACCATTGTTTATTAGGTAAACTAAAAAATTCTATAAAAAATCCTCTTAGCAAATTCTCTTCAAAGCGCATCAATTTTTCTAATCCAAATTTATAAATAGCTTGTTTTCTTCTAAGTTCTGATGGCCATAAGGTTTGCCATCCTTTTTTTGCTAATGAAGCTGAGGATGCTTTTGGGTCTTTCATTGCTAATGAAAGGGCTTTGGCAACTTTAGGAGCTCTTCTTAATAGGCTGCCAACCATGTATCCAGATGCAGGATGTACCATTCCAGCAGAACCGCCAAATCCAAGGACCGGCTGTGTTAGGTAAGGGATTGGCATGTTCATCGGCAGATATGAACCATGCTCTTCATGATCAAGACTTTTTATTTCTAAACCCCGAGTCTCTAATCTTTTTTCCAGTCTTCTTTTTAACTCATCAAGAGATACTGGAGGAAATAGGCCCAAGGATGTTTCTTCTAAGAAAAACTTCCCATTTCCCATATCCATAGCGTATAAAAATGTTGGAGCTTCTTTTCTCTCCTCTGGATTCAAGTGGTCGCAACGATAATCCATTAAGACAAATTGGCCTTTCTCTACAGGGGGTGCGCTGAACTCCCCTACGATTCCGTAACAAGTTTGAACGGCTACTGGCCCTTGGTTAGGAGACTTAATGAAAACAGGTTTGTAGCCAGTTGCGTCTATGACTACCCGAGCATTAAGCTCCTTTCCATTAGACGTTTTAACTGTGCTAATTAATTGATTCGTTTCTAAATTGACTGCTGATCCTTTATGCCATTCTATTTCAGCATTGTTGCATTGTTCTAACCAATAAGCTTGTAATTTGTTTTTATCAAAAAGCCCATAATCTCTATTGTGTTTAGTGATTTCATTCTTTTTAGAATTTGGATCCTTGTCTCCCTCGCCAAAATAACTAATGGTATTTACCCATCTATGTTCAAGTAAATGACTTAGACCAAGTTCGTCAACTTCTTCGCCCCAAATCCCATAGGTGAAGGGCCAAGGTTCCTCTGGAGATTGTTCAGATAAGATTTCAACATCTAAGTTCTCAATCGCTAATGCTGCCGCTATAGATAAAGCGCCTGGGCCTGAGCCAAGTACTAGGGCATCTTTTAATGCTCTAGTACTCATGGCTTCCCTTTAGGAGCGTGGCTATTTCCTTTTACTTGGAGTCGAAAAATAGGATTTAATTTCTTAGAATTAAATTTAGTTATTTGATTGCCTCCCTGGTTTACCACTTTAAACACCAATGCCTATAAAAACAACAATAGCTCGCGATGGCATTAAGAATGAAATGTATTAATGTTTTTTATCAACTTAATGATTTTATTTTTTTTTAAGTATTTATAAAGAGTTTTTTATTGAAGATTGAAATACTATATAATTTAATTTAATTTAATTTAATTTAATTCGAAAACTATTTAATAGTAAAATTAGAAAATTATGAAAGAAAAATCAAATATTTTCAATAGAGATAAACCTTTAACTGTAATGATAACAGGTGGTTCATCGGGTATTGGTTTTCAAGCAGTTTTAAAATTAATTTCCCTTGGTCATAATATAATTTTACCTTGTAAAAATATATCTCGAGCGAATGAGGTGTTGACTAATTTATTTAATCATTCTTTAGATGAATCATCTAACAAAGGGGAAATTTATACTCCAATAATGGATCTTTCTGATTTGAGTAGTATTGATTCTTTATGTTCTGAGGTTAAAAATAGACGTTGGACTATTGATGTTTTAATTTTGAATGCTGGTCTTCAATATACAGGATCAAAAACACCTAGAAGGTCCACTCAAGGAATAGAATTAACTTTTGCCGTTAACCATTTATCACATTTCTATCTGACACAAAAGATTTTACCTTTTATAGATATAAGAAATGATCCAAAAATAATTATTACTTCTTCAGAAGTTCATAATCCTAATAGTGGTGGAGGAAAAGTGGGAGCTAAGGCAAGCTTAGGAAAATTAAAAGGATTAATATCTGGTGCCGGTTTTGAAATGATTGATGGAAATAAATTTAATGCTGATAAAGCATATAAAGATAGTAAATTATGTAATATTCTTTTTGCAAGAAAGTTAAGTGATAATTTTATGAAAAAGAAATTATCAATTCCAGTTATAGCATGGGCACCAGGCTTGGTTATCTCTAGAGAT from the Prochlorococcus marinus str. NATL2A genome contains:
- a CDS encoding GIY-YIG nuclease family protein; the protein is MSGFVYLMKNGDLYKLGCTTNLKGEASKMKPGEIISSFKTNDPKSFEVRLLRLYKKKRIPDTNYFRLSESEVNNCKKHLEGKSNFPKSLNDELRIGLNGSLFFAVITFLISFLINKMFIFSFSISILFSSLPMWSLAILGSFGGYDADDLSLFSTVSNRFKGLLIAISMISVSYVLYTFSRFVITF
- a CDS encoding TIGR02450 family Trp-rich protein, whose amino-acid sequence is MIWPPVKAWTSKVYLNGHIHFVAINYGGELPRRWVLLMSVLDSTVVVKVPWSQLVDLSNWEAGWDEINYRESSELVNNKIDVKTTNFTHPSIDSGLTIPISGKTIRPWFEEI
- a CDS encoding nucleotide sugar dehydrogenase, translated to MSSIKIQKICCIGAGYVGGPTMSVIADKCPDLEIRVVDINKERIDAWNDSDLNKLPIFEPGLDRIISRTRGRNLFFSTEMEKSISDADMIFISVNTPTKTKGLGAGQASDLSWVEASARQVAKYAKGHTIVIEKSTLPVRTAQAIKEILKTTDKEMQKNEISKTFSVLSNPEFLAEGTAINDLEKPDRVLIGGEDSDSIDALVKIYLNWVPYEQIICTNLWSSELSKLAANAFLAQRISSINSISAFCEATGADVQEVAKAIGTDKRIGNQFLSAGPGFGGSCFKKDILNLVYLSGYFGLPEVANYWNQVVVLNTWQQDRIYKIVLEKLFGTVNGKNIAILGFSFKANTNDTRESPAIRISSDLLEEGAILSIYDPKVTFERIEEDFEKFSFNNQGIWKMASSIPEALKNVDAVIILTAWDEFFGLDWNYLASLMRSPAWVFDTRSVVNRQEVEDTGVNLWKLGEGN
- a CDS encoding glutathione S-transferase; this encodes MKHNILYSFRRCPYAIRARWALLNTNQPVELREVELKNKPIELIQISKKATVPVLKTSLNKVIDESLEIMIWSIKRSNMNELFGDKNNDISKEILSLIEINDNAFKYHLDRFKYASRFNIEESETHRSEAMKILLSLNNRLKVYSNEGKPLFLVDAKESLADWAIWPFVRQFRIADTINFDQNYEIQYLRCWLNYFFTHEKYPIVMKKNEPWSKKNEPLFIG
- a CDS encoding SDR family NAD(P)-dependent oxidoreductase is translated as MRKILISGASRGIGKAIAIKLLKEGHYLSLGVRERDDLFNTPLDPKINNSDSFLVHTYDATDQNSSKKWVEKTFETFKSVDTIIHCAGIFKRTKLLFNDNEMKDIEDLWKVNVMGPWILTKHAWKYLSLSNSARIIVLVSMSGKRSKGNLCGYSMSKFALMSLCQTMRNEGWGNGIRVTAICPGWVNTDMAKEIKHYPKKDMSQAKDIASICSNLLTLPNSSIPFEISLNCQLETNI
- a CDS encoding sodium/glutamate symporter → MSLSFLGLEDLYKINAIPTLVLSLGLLGLIGILLTLGRRLDSAMKLERFGIPIALLIGALGFLIGPYGPLSLLPERVLNTWMQLPTPLLTLVFATLMLGRPIPRISALWKPVASQALLGLLLGFGQYVVGGIIVLSFLLPYLGVDPLMGCIIEVGFEGGHGAAAIMGESFMKLGFPEGLDLGFAMATVGLLASTLLGSGLVVLGRFFGWLVTTEQELPNDLNDIEFAIKPIEQLKSLLYNFALLGLAVLIGIFFLYCLRLSSTFSSDISKQVILAFPVFPLALMGSFLVRFLLEKTGKTKLVSSLFQREIGILSTDLLIITAMAGLNLPLLVNYWVPITILAVGGLIWNLVGMLIFSRLFFREEWFVRAIAEFGNSTGVAASGLLLLRLADPRNSTNTLPVFSIKQLFLQPLLSGGLITVIAPLFISNFGLKGWTEFCGLVSLSLCVIAISLQSRYTKASA
- a CDS encoding SDR family NAD(P)-dependent oxidoreductase, with the protein product MKEKSNIFNRDKPLTVMITGGSSGIGFQAVLKLISLGHNIILPCKNISRANEVLTNLFNHSLDESSNKGEIYTPIMDLSDLSSIDSLCSEVKNRRWTIDVLILNAGLQYTGSKTPRRSTQGIELTFAVNHLSHFYLTQKILPFIDIRNDPKIIITSSEVHNPNSGGGKVGAKASLGKLKGLISGAGFEMIDGNKFNADKAYKDSKLCNILFARKLSDNFMKKKLSIPVIAWAPGLVISRDNQGFFRYSRKYNQLGQILFAFLARDILKITTSNKKAGLLLSNLACLSKYTKPGFNYYSNKIISSGKFIFDETEISNDAQRGDLSDNLWELSKSLIDKINK
- a CDS encoding chlorophyll a/b binding light-harvesting protein, with the protein product MQTYGNSAVTYGWWAGNSGVTNRSGKFIAAHAAHTGLIAFWAGAFTLFELARFDPSVPMGHQPLIALPHLATLGIGFDETGTFVGGSAVVAVAVCHLVGSMAYGAGGLMHSLLFSSDMQESSVPQARKFKLEWDNPDNQTFILGHHLIFFGVACIWFVEWARIHGVYDPSIGAIRQVEYDLNLSHIWDHQFDFLTIDSLEDVMGGHAFLAFLEITGGAFHIATKQVGEYTKFKGAGLLSAEAILSWSLAGIGWMAVVAAFWSATNTTVYPVEWFGEPLALKFGISPYWVDTVDLGSAHTSRAWLANVHYYFGFFFIQGHLWHALRAMGFDFKRVTSALSNLDTASVSLK
- the crtL gene encoding lycopene beta cyclase, whose product is MSTRALKDALVLGSGPGALSIAAALAIENLDVEILSEQSPEEPWPFTYGIWGEEVDELGLSHLLEHRWVNTISYFGEGDKDPNSKKNEITKHNRDYGLFDKNKLQAYWLEQCNNAEIEWHKGSAVNLETNQLISTVKTSNGKELNARVVIDATGYKPVFIKSPNQGPVAVQTCYGIVGEFSAPPVEKGQFVLMDYRCDHLNPEERKEAPTFLYAMDMGNGKFFLEETSLGLFPPVSLDELKRRLEKRLETRGLEIKSLDHEEHGSYLPMNMPIPYLTQPVLGFGGSAGMVHPASGYMVGSLLRRAPKVAKALSLAMKDPKASSASLAKKGWQTLWPSELRRKQAIYKFGLEKLMRFEENLLRGFFIEFFSLPNKQWYGFLTNTLSLKELISAMWKMFRKSPWTIKQGLMNMHGRELYLLFKALLVNNK